A stretch of DNA from Candidatus Methylomirabilota bacterium:
TCCGGGTCGAGCACGCGCTCCTTCGCCGACCGCTTGTCTCTGAGGTCGGAAAAAATATCCCGGCCGCCCGCCAGCTCGATGATCTCCGACACCCAGCGGATCCCGGCAATGAGCGGGTCGTGCCACTCCTCGAAGTAGACGCGCGGCCTGTCCGGCCACACGCTCGAGAACTCCCGGAGCTGTCGTATCTCGTCGCGCATGTCCTGCACGAGGTCGCGGGCCGGCTTGTCGAGCCCGAGGAGCCCGCCCACGAGGAGAATGCTCCCGAGAATCTCCTCGATCGAGCGCGGATTGGAGCAGAAGACGGGCAGCCCGGCTCGGATCAGCTCCGCGCTGATATCGGCCTGGAGATCCGAGAAGGCGAGCACGAGGTCGGGCTCGAGCTCCCGGATCCTGTCGGCCCGGAACGTCGTGAAGCCGCCGATCCTGGGCTTCTCGCGCGCCTCGGGAGGGCGATGCGCGGTGCCGGGGACGGCGACGACGCGGTCCCCCGCCCCGAGGGCATAGCAGATCTCCACGTGCTCGGCGCTCAGACACACGATGCGCTGCGGAAACCCGGTATCCCCCTTGCCGTACATGGCGCTTTACGATACCAGAGGATTTCGCTCGCCCAACGCGCCAGAATGCCCCCCTTATCTACTCAGCCCTCGCCTCAGGGCTTCGCCCTTCAGCTCGAACTGCGGCCCTCTCCCCCGATGGGGGAGAGGGATCCAAGGATGAATCCCTCTCCCCTTTGGGGAGAGGGCAGGGTGAGGGGCCCGAGCCGCGCGAAATCATGTCGTCGCCGAGCGCAAAGCCATCGACCGATCGGCTTCCGCTTGCAGTGCCTCGCGCTTTGCGCTACCACGTAAGGCCTATGGCCAAGCGCACTTCTTCCCCGCGACGCACGCTCCTCATGGTGGGTACCCGCAAGGGCGCTTTCCTCTACCACGCCGATGCGAGTCGGAAACAGTGGCGGCTCGACGGGCCGCACTACCTCGGCTGCATCGTCCATCACCTTGTGCTGGACCCACGCGACGGCCGAACCATGCTCATGGCCACGCGAACAGGGCATCTCGGCCCTACCGTGCTCCGCTCCACCAATCGCGGACGGAGCTGGGTCGAGATCAAGGAGCCGCCTGCCTTTGCCAAGGCGCCCGAGGGAGAGACCGGGCGCGCCGTGGATCACGTCTTCTGGCTCACGCCCGGCCTTCCGTCTCAGCCGGGAGTCTGGTGGGCAGGCACCTCGCCTCAGGGCCTATTCCGCTCCGAGGACGGCGGCATCACGTGGAGCGAGATGGTCGGGTTCAATCACGATGTCGTTGCGCTTCTGGCCAGCCGGCTGGATGCCACACCGGACGGCCCCATCGTCCATTCCATCCTGGTGGACCCGCGGGACCCACGTCATCTCTATGTCGGGCTCTCCGGAGGCGGAACTTTCGAGAGCGTGGACGAGGGGATATCCTGGCGGCCGCTCAATCGCGGCGTGCTCGCCGATTTCTTGCCGGAGAAGTACCCGGAGTTCGGCCAGGATCCGCACCTCATGGCCATTCATCCTCTCAATCCCGACCGCCTCTACCAGCAGAACCACTGCGGCATCTATCGTCTCGATCGCCCGGGCGAGACCTGGACGCGCATCGGCGAGAGCATGCCGAAGGAGGTGGGTGACATCGGCTTCCCGATCGTGCTCCATCCTCGCGAT
This window harbors:
- a CDS encoding ABC transporter substrate-binding protein; the encoded protein is MYGKGDTGFPQRIVCLSAEHVEICYALGAGDRVVAVPGTAHRPPEAREKPRIGGFTTFRADRIRELEPDLVLAFSDLQADISAELIRAGLPVFCSNPRSIEEILGSILLVGGLLGLDKPARDLVQDMRDEIRQLREFSSVWPDRPRVYFEEWHDPLIAGIRWVSEIIELAGGRDIFSDLRDKRSAKERVLDPDEVVRRDPQIILASWCGKPVDIGVIRGRPGWSVISAVKTGRIHEVDGADILSPGPSVMAGLRTIHEIVQQGLDR
- a CDS encoding glycosyl hydrolase yields the protein MAKRTSSPRRTLLMVGTRKGAFLYHADASRKQWRLDGPHYLGCIVHHLVLDPRDGRTMLMATRTGHLGPTVLRSTNRGRSWVEIKEPPAFAKAPEGETGRAVDHVFWLTPGLPSQPGVWWAGTSPQGLFRSEDGGITWSEMVGFNHDVVALLASRLDATPDGPIVHSILVDPRDPRHLYVGLSGGGTFESVDEGISWRPLNRGVLADFLPEKYPEFGQDPHLMAIHPLNPDRLYQQNHCGIYRLDRPGETWTRIGESMPKEVGDIGFPIVLHPRDPDMLWVIPMDGTTVWPRTSPDGKPAVYRSKNGGMSWERQAAGLPPRDAWLTVKRQAFAADAGKPLGLYFGTTGGEIWMSTDEGRRWRVLARHLPEIYTVQAASLS